The Campylobacter concisus genome includes a region encoding these proteins:
- a CDS encoding methyltransferase domain-containing protein, with protein sequence MCDKKEKYKLTNVGFTNEDIASTYITTELIEDTVQLEKQDASIDQYMDTHVFGKHSDEIIFLMNEFQAFISLNIIGNLEHKFVLDVGCGISKTYPIYFNKLKNIGFLSYVGLDPFDVNKTDREYLFINGKFEGLNRYLDHKFDYLIFSTSLDHFENLEDVKDEIRKVLKPNGIVFFWIGLHDCDLVARQSIYKFFEHFKILNFKDLIIKMIKTPLYLFLLYKAMRKRSYKLNNKIPLDDLHFHYFTRSSIDKYIKSLGGSVVDTKIVPFSNSIMYAVAIY encoded by the coding sequence ATGTGTGATAAAAAAGAAAAATACAAGTTAACAAATGTTGGTTTTACTAATGAAGACATAGCCAGTACCTACATTACAACAGAGTTAATAGAAGATACTGTGCAACTCGAAAAACAAGATGCTAGTATTGATCAGTATATGGATACTCATGTATTCGGAAAACATTCAGATGAAATAATTTTTTTAATGAATGAATTTCAAGCGTTTATATCTTTGAATATAATTGGTAACTTGGAACATAAATTTGTACTTGATGTAGGATGTGGCATATCTAAAACGTATCCTATATATTTTAATAAATTAAAGAATATAGGATTTTTATCATATGTTGGACTTGATCCATTTGATGTCAATAAAACAGACAGAGAGTATTTGTTTATAAATGGAAAATTTGAAGGCCTAAATAGATATTTGGATCATAAATTTGATTATTTGATCTTTAGTACCAGTCTTGATCATTTTGAAAATTTAGAAGATGTAAAAGATGAAATTAGGAAAGTATTAAAACCAAATGGTATCGTTTTTTTTTGGATTGGTTTGCATGATTGTGATTTGGTGGCTAGACAATCTATTTATAAATTTTTTGAACATTTTAAAATATTAAATTTTAAAGATCTAATTATTAAAATGATTAAAACACCTTTATACTTATTTCTATTATATAAAGCAATGAGGAAAAGATCATACAAACTGAATAATAAAATTCCATTAGATGATTTGCATTTCCATTATTTTACGCGATCTTCGATAGATAAATATATAAAAAGCCTGGGTGGTTCTGTTGTTGACACTAAAATAGTGCCTTTTTCAAATTCAATAATGTACGCAGTTGCTATCTATTAA